The genomic interval GGCGGTTGACTGCCCGAAATGTTTAAAGGCCATTCAAAAGATGAAAGATTAAGGGTAAAATACATCTTCTTTGGCTTCAAGATTAGTCGATCTTATTCAGAAAGAACATCAATAGTAAATACACCTGCGTATCGCATTGAAACGAAATACCAGTTTTACCATAATAAACCAAATTAACATGGTAGAGTGGAAGGGATATAAATCTCACGGAGAGTGTATGAGCGACAACAATGAATCAAGTAAGTCAAACATCCTTGATAATGACCTTATGGAAAAAGCAAATCGGGCTAATTATGAAATTTCACTTGAGCTTTCCGTTCGTGCTGAAAGGATTCTTGCTTTAGAGAGACAACTTTTAGAAAAAGATGGAATTATCGCCGATCTCCGTCAACGAGTTGAAAATCCCACTGCAATGACCGCGATTAAAAAATCGGTGGAACTAGCAGCAAAGAATCTAAACGAAATTGCGATAGTCCTTGGTTTGAATTTAAGCCAAATCAATTCAATTCCCGAAAGAGGTCCAATTTCGTCTCTATCATCAGAACTTATCAAAGTGGATGCTATTGAGGTTATTGAAACAGCAAAACTGACAAACAGAGATTTGAAAATTTGCTTCGGCTACTTCTCAAATATGAGAAAGAATGAGCTTGCTTCAACAATGAATATTGGTTTAGCGACACTTTATGTCTATGAATGTGCGTTGATGAAAAGGTTGAATATAAAGGGAAGGTCTTCGTTTGAAGAATTCTTCCGTATGCCTATAGATCTTAAGAGACTTTCTGATCTTTTGAATGAATCGGAAAAGAAGGTAGCAGCGAAGGTTCAATATAAAGTAAGCCCCGCGACGCAAAGCTCGGAGAACTCCAATAGCTCCGACCTATCCACACGGGAATCTGAAGTGATGGAGCGTTTACAGAGAGGGCAGACAATCAACCAAATTTCCAATTCTTTGTATATTTCAGAGAAGACCGTAAAATTTCACATTGCGAATATCTACAAAAAATTAAATGTACAGGGCCGCGCTGAGTTTCTTGGTAAATTTGCTGAGCCGCCAGAATATCCAGCCGATGAGATTCTTGAGATTAAAAGGAAATTCATGTCGCTAGGCCATGGAAAGCGGGAAGTATTTAAATTAGCCATTCTGGGGCTTGAATACAAGGAAATCGCTGAAAAGGCTGGATTGTCCGTTGCGACAGCAAAAATCTACATTTCTGAGCTCGCAAGATTATTTGGATCTAACGGGAAGCATGATCTTGTTTGGAAATTTAGAAATCTTCCATTGTCACAATGGGGATCAGAAATCCCTAGGGAGTCAGTGGTAAGCGAAGCGAAAGTGGATATAACAGAGCGGAGCGCGAAGGAAATGGCCGCCAAGCCTCGTCTTTCAAATGCTATGGACATGAGATATCCGTCTCAAGAATACAGAGAGCCAACACCTACAGTGGAAATATTAACTGAAACGCTGCCCCAATTGCCACTCGGTAGTCAGGTTATGAATAAAAAAGCGTCTTAGGAGAATTGAATGAAAGCTAAAATTGGAATGAACGTCGAAACGGGAAAAGAGTATGCAGTTGATCTACAGAAGCTGATCACTTCAAAACTGGTCATTCAGGCTGTTTCCGGCGGAGGAAAGTCATACACCATTCGGCGCTTAGTTGAAGTAGCATCTGATTATAAGTACCAGGTAATTGCATTTGACCGCGAGGGCGAATTCGGAACTCTTCGTGAGAAATATGACTTTGTTTTATCTGGACCAGATGGCGATATCCCTGCCGATATCAAGTCTGCTGAGATTTTAGCAAAGAAGGCTCTTGAACACGGGTTCTCATTGATAATCGATTTATCTGAGTTCAAAAAGCCGGAAAAGATGCAATACATCTATCATTTTCTTAACTCAATGATCTCTTCAAAGAAAGATCTTTGGCGAGATGTTATTGTCGTCATTGATGAGGCTCATGAATTTGCCCCAGAGGCCAAAGTTGGCAAAGAGGCGTTATTGTGCAAGGAGGCAGTTGAAGAACTCGCCTCACTTGGTCGCAAAAGAGGATTCTGTGGCGTATTTGGCACGCAAAGAATTTCTAAACTATCGAAAAACGTAGTTGCAGAATGCCAGAATAAACTTATCGGAAGAACAGTTCTGGATATCGATAGAAAAAGAGCTTCCGACGAACTTGGTTTCAATTCAAGAGAAAAAGAAATAAGTCTTCGTAACTTGAAAGATGGGGAGTTTTTTGCTTATGGAACTGCCCTTACAGATGACATCATGAAAGTTAAAATTGATCCGGTAGTGACCAGACACGGAAAACAGGCGAAAAGATCTTCTGTTGTAGCAAAACCTACTGCTAAGGTTAAGGAAATGCTTTCCAGACTCGCAAATCTGCCAGCTGAAGCGACGAAAGATCTTCGCGATAAAGAAGCTATGACTGCGGAAATACAATCTTTGAAACAAAAGATTCGCGAGCTTGAAAAATCACCACAGACAATTCAGAAACAAGCTTCAGTTTCAAAAGAAGAGTTTCAGAAAATTCAGGACACCATCGAACAAAGGGTTCGCAAAGAGTTCGATAAAGCATATTCGGAGAAATATAAGAAAGAGTTCTCAAAATTGAAAACTGATCTCGCTAAGGTGCTTGGTGGGTTCACTGGGAATGTTTCAGTAGACGTTAATGCAACAAAGCAGCTGGGAAGTATTGAAATCGGATCCGTCGTCCCCAGAAGTGCAATAGGATATGATATCCCTAAAAATAAGAAGAATTCTAAGGTGGTCGTCGGTGACAGAAAATTCGGTAAGGCACCTCGTGACATCTTAGCGTTCCTTGCAATGAGACCAGACAAATCTTTCGCAAAGGATAAAGTTGGCGCTCTTACGAACTACGCCCATAAAGGCGGAGGTTTTGCTACAGCGGTCAGCGAGTTAAGAACTGCTGGATATTTACAGGGTGGGCCGAATGCTCTGCAAATCACCGAGGAAGGTTTGCAATACTGTACTGACAATAACCTTTCAATAAAGACCGGAAGGGCAGCGCTTGAAGGGTGGCTCGAAAGACTTGATAGGGCTCCGCGCGTAATTTACGAGTTCTTACTAAATAATCCCGATCAGGCATACACCAAAGAAGATTTGGGCACAGAGACTGGTTACGAATCAAAAGGCGGAGGTTTTGCCACAGCTATTTCAAAGCTCAACACGCTTGGTTTGATCGTCAAGACAAGGGACAACAAGATTCAATTAAATGAGGAATTGCTGACTCTATAACTTAACAGCGGAACTCATATCAGATTATTAGGTGTTTGCTTTAAGTTAAGCGAAATCAAATAGGAGATTTGATGGATTTTTTTAATAGAGCATCTGAGGTTTTTGAAATTTATGGTTTTCAGTATGCGATCTTGGGATATTTTGCTTTGGGGTTGGGCCTATCGTATTTGTTATCAAAGATGGTGTCGGTGAAGTTCAAAAACGCGAAGTATGATTACTCTGATACCTTAATTCACAAAAAGGTTTCTCCTCTCCTGGTCGTTTTGATTGCACATCCAATTGAATTGTTAATCGCGTATGTAATGCTTATCCAGGAAATGGTTGCCCCTCTATTCGAAAGACCCTTTGAGGCTATAAAAGAACTTAGTCTCATGGTGGTTCAATTGATCGGATGGCCACTGGCAGTTCCGATCTCGATTTTTAAAATGTATGACAACGAAGCTATTGAAGTCATACTCAACGACATAAAACGGCGAAATGCCATTGATAAGTATGTCGATGTTAGTTCTATCATCGAAAAGTATGGCGCGAAGAAGCGTAGAATCTTAATTGCGCTGAAGGTTGCCTCATTAGATCAACTTCATCGAAATGAATTGGTTTTGGTTGCTGGAAATCATGAAATGGCCGCTGATCTCATCAAAGAAACTCACCAATTCATGGAAGAAAGATAGTTATGGAGTTTAATGAATTGGTGACTAAGTTCTTAGATGAAGTCTGTGCAAAAGATACATCTACAAGTAAATGCCTCTCAGGAAGCGAAGTGCTTGTTCATGAACTTGCGCAGGTTTGTAGGAATACTGAAGCCTTCAAGTCCCGAACAAAAGAATTTGAAGAAATGCGAGATGTCTTTTCTCTAAATGTTTCAGGAAAAAACTTCGCCAAAAACGCTGAAGTAAAGCTAGAACTAGCTTGGAAGCACTTTGTTGATCGACTTAATGGAGCTCCGACATCAGTTCACGCCAGAATGGTTGTTATTCTGGTAATGCCTATAATTTCAGATTTTTTACGTGAATCAAAGGAGATCGCATGAAACATCTTTCAGACGCCAATGTCACAACAGCACTTCAGGTATTAATCCAAGAAAAGGTGCTTCTTGTTCATGGAAAACCCGGATCTGGCAAGTCTCGTTTTAGCGCAAGCTTGGTTGGAGAATTTATTAGATTGATGAAGTCACAAGTAGTGATAGTGGACCTTTATAAGGGAGCAGGAGAGTATAGAGGCATTCAGGGGGAAATGAAATTTCTGACTGGCCGTGAG from Bdellovibrio sp. BCCA carries:
- a CDS encoding LuxR C-terminal-related transcriptional regulator; protein product: MSDNNESSKSNILDNDLMEKANRANYEISLELSVRAERILALERQLLEKDGIIADLRQRVENPTAMTAIKKSVELAAKNLNEIAIVLGLNLSQINSIPERGPISSLSSELIKVDAIEVIETAKLTNRDLKICFGYFSNMRKNELASTMNIGLATLYVYECALMKRLNIKGRSSFEEFFRMPIDLKRLSDLLNESEKKVAAKVQYKVSPATQSSENSNSSDLSTRESEVMERLQRGQTINQISNSLYISEKTVKFHIANIYKKLNVQGRAEFLGKFAEPPEYPADEILEIKRKFMSLGHGKREVFKLAILGLEYKEIAEKAGLSVATAKIYISELARLFGSNGKHDLVWKFRNLPLSQWGSEIPRESVVSEAKVDITERSAKEMAAKPRLSNAMDMRYPSQEYREPTPTVEILTETLPQLPLGSQVMNKKAS
- a CDS encoding helicase HerA domain-containing protein, producing MKAKIGMNVETGKEYAVDLQKLITSKLVIQAVSGGGKSYTIRRLVEVASDYKYQVIAFDREGEFGTLREKYDFVLSGPDGDIPADIKSAEILAKKALEHGFSLIIDLSEFKKPEKMQYIYHFLNSMISSKKDLWRDVIVVIDEAHEFAPEAKVGKEALLCKEAVEELASLGRKRGFCGVFGTQRISKLSKNVVAECQNKLIGRTVLDIDRKRASDELGFNSREKEISLRNLKDGEFFAYGTALTDDIMKVKIDPVVTRHGKQAKRSSVVAKPTAKVKEMLSRLANLPAEATKDLRDKEAMTAEIQSLKQKIRELEKSPQTIQKQASVSKEEFQKIQDTIEQRVRKEFDKAYSEKYKKEFSKLKTDLAKVLGGFTGNVSVDVNATKQLGSIEIGSVVPRSAIGYDIPKNKKNSKVVVGDRKFGKAPRDILAFLAMRPDKSFAKDKVGALTNYAHKGGGFATAVSELRTAGYLQGGPNALQITEEGLQYCTDNNLSIKTGRAALEGWLERLDRAPRVIYEFLLNNPDQAYTKEDLGTETGYESKGGGFATAISKLNTLGLIVKTRDNKIQLNEELLTL